The Xylophilus rhododendri region TCATTTCGTTATCTCCTGAAGCTGCAGGCTCGTGTTGCGCTCGATCCAGTCGCCGCCCGGGTCCTGGACGACCTCACGGATGCGGGTTTCGGTTTCGGTAATGGAGGTGATGCGGCCGAAGTTCTGGCCCAGGTGTTCGCCGATGCGCACCTGGTAGAGCAGCGTGCCGACCTTGATCAGCGCGGCCGGCCGGCCGTCCTTCTGCAGGCTGCCGACCATGGTCAGGCCGTCGAGCGGATAGGCTTCGAGCGGCTCCTTGCGGCGCGCCAGCTCGGGCGCCAGCAGCACGGTGTCGCTGGCGCTGCGTTTGGTGTCGCGCTGCAGGGCCTGGGTGAGTTTCTCGGCGCTGAAGGGGTCGACCGCACCGCCCTGCAGATAGTCGGCGGGGGTGAACTCCTTGGGCGGGCTGAGCGGCGGCACGCGGGTGCGGGCCTGGGCGCGCTGCTCGGTCATCCAGGTGCTCAGGTCTTCGTCCACCGCGTCGCCGCAGGCCGACAGCAGGCTGGCCAGCGGCAGCAGGCACAGGGCCAGGAGGGGCAGGCGCCTCATTTCTTGGCTCCCGCGGCGGCCTTGCGCTGGGCCTCGATCTCTTCCTGGTCGAGGTAGCGGAAGGTGCGCGCCGTGACGTCCATGGCCAGCAGGCCTTCCTTGGTCGGCGTGATGGAGAGGTTGTCCAGCGTGACGATGCGCGAGAGATGGGCCACATCGGCGGTGAAGGCGCCCATGTCGTGGTAGCGGCCGGTCACGCGGACCTGGATGGGCAGCTCGGCGTAGTAGTCACGCACCTGCACATTGCCCGGGCGGAACAGCTCGAACTGCAGGCTGCGGCCCAGGCCCGCCTGGTTGATGTCGGACAGCAGGGCATCCATCTCGGCCTTGCTGGGCAGCTGCTTTTCCAGCTGGTTCACATAGACGCGGATCTGCTCGCGCTGGGTCTTCAGGGCCTGCAGGTTGATCGCCTTGGCCATCTTGACCTCGTAATCATGGCGCAGCACGGTTTCCTTGGCGACTTCCTCGTCGAGCTGGGTCTGGAAATCGCTCAGCCACACATACCAGGCCACGCCGACCACGGCCAGCGCGATCAGCAGGTAGACCAGAAAGCGCGGCGCCGCCGGCCAGACGGAGGGGTCCTTGGGATCGAGCCCGCGGAACTGGCTCTGCAGCCGCTCCGACAGCTCG contains the following coding sequences:
- a CDS encoding pilus assembly protein PilP — translated: MRRLPLLALCLLPLASLLSACGDAVDEDLSTWMTEQRAQARTRVPPLSPPKEFTPADYLQGGAVDPFSAEKLTQALQRDTKRSASDTVLLAPELARRKEPLEAYPLDGLTMVGSLQKDGRPAALIKVGTLLYQVRIGEHLGQNFGRITSITETETRIREVVQDPGGDWIERNTSLQLQEITK
- a CDS encoding type IV pilus inner membrane component PilO, with the protein product MATSSFSKIDFAELSERLQSQFRGLDPKDPSVWPAAPRFLVYLLIALAVVGVAWYVWLSDFQTQLDEEVAKETVLRHDYEVKMAKAINLQALKTQREQIRVYVNQLEKQLPSKAEMDALLSDINQAGLGRSLQFELFRPGNVQVRDYYAELPIQVRVTGRYHDMGAFTADVAHLSRIVTLDNLSITPTKEGLLAMDVTARTFRYLDQEEIEAQRKAAAGAKK